The stretch of DNA GTACCATCATGTGGGTATCACCCCtagccaaaatttattttctatgaattttttcacttatttattatgaaataaagGAAGAAGTGTGATGAAAAAGATGTTACTCGATCGTTTCAGAATATTCATGAagttataattaaaaagtaCTGGCCGCAGAGAAATTAAAGTACGTGTAAATGCATGGCGCCCAATATTGGAAGGTTATGACGGCTCACAGTACCATTAAATACCACATTATAAGCAAACCTTAAAACGGAATTtacctaaaatataaaaatgatggaGACAGGAATAAGTGATCAACTTATTATGTACATTAATTAGAatcatttatttatagttaataCATTTTTATCCGATTTTATGCTCTTAACCTCGATAATCGTTTCAGAATGTTGATGTTCTGgtcatgcattcatgcatgtGTACGTGCTGATGCGTTGATATATGTGCACAAACCCAAAATTgataccaaaataaataaaagtccACGAGAATTACCGCCGCAAcaaaattgtacaaaaatatatattaacgtAGATTCatcatatctattttataataaaaataattttataatttgataaatacatcaaatcacaatatttatgagattacttttatataatttctttgtgatcAGAATATTTCTCATAAAAGTTGGATACTATccggtttggatacataaaactatttcatctcattattacaacttttttaaattctcatataaaatataataaacaattcaatttttttaaattttcaaataaaaagagtattaaaaaattatattctaataatattttattcaacttttaataaaacatctcatctcatctgaattatgtaaccaaacgaggcctaatttaaaaaacaaaatgacaaaaaaaaagacattcaCCTCGTTTTTAATTATCATCagtatttcaatattttctgATGTGCcattaaataattgataatgATAATCAGGAAGAGAATAATTAGTCGTTTGCAAATAGTAATGGCTTAAGTGGAAGCATCATCAAGAGGGATATATTGCATGTATATTAGCAACTCAcattggttaattttttttttccaaaataaataagggaaaaacaagttatttttgggatgatgcatgcatgcaggcggcctttatatatatataaacaatgtaCATGGAATgatgtgcatgcatgtgtgtaAAACCAATAAGAAAAACATAGCAAAGCATTAATGAAACATGAATGATGATGTGAATCCATGCCATTTCTGTGATTGGTAATCGTTCACTAATTAATTTCACATTTAGTAGATTCCACCGAAAAATGTAACCCCCAAAGACGTGTGCACCAACTTCAATCATCTCATCCCCCAATTTATACCGCAATCTGTATTCTACAttctctattctctctctctctctctctctctcctgtgaAACGGATTCTGCCCGGCCAGTACTAGAAAATATTCCAAAGATGGAGATCAACCCACATGAATTTAACTGGTACTACCCAGAAGAATATTCTGATAGGTAATCGACTAAATTCTGGCAGTTGCGCATGCATTCTTTTGTATTTCATATGAACCTCtgatacatatatacacacacactttcttttaacatttttttgtcTGCTACATGCATGCTGCTTAGAAGTTATGGGGAAAAAGATAGAGAGAATGCTACTAAAGTTTTCGAGGCAGGAAAAACgattaattttaccactttttcCTTGGACTTTTAAAGAACTAGAAAGGGAAAATGCTAGTAAAATACAAAGTTTGTGTATTGCTGTTTCTGGCCCAGCTGGTAAGACAAGTAGTAATATAAAGATCAGAAATGTTTGGGTTGTTCTTTCTGCAGGATATTAGAATTGCCACCATTGGATTGTTACTTCGAGTTAGAACCACTTCCATTCCCACATGGAAACAAGCAACTAGACATCACTGAGTTAAAAAACTTCGAAGCTCTGAATCCTGATTTTTTCTCGGCAGAACCTGACTTTCCATTGTTTTATGAAGATGTAGCAGTCGACCAAAGTCCTCTAAACTCTGTTACAGACTCTATTGGTCAGTTTGAAAATCTTGCAACTTACTTAAGTGAATATTCCACGATAATTCATCAGGGTGAATATCATAGCTCAAACAACACTGAAGAGGAAAAGAGGACAATAAGtgggaggaagaagatg from Juglans microcarpa x Juglans regia isolate MS1-56 chromosome 3S, Jm3101_v1.0, whole genome shotgun sequence encodes:
- the LOC121258648 gene encoding protein RKD4, whose protein sequence is MEINPHEFNWYYPEEYSDRILELPPLDCYFELEPLPFPHGNKQLDITELKNFEALNPDFFSAEPDFPLFYEDVAVDQSPLNSVTDSIGQFENLATYLSEYSTIIHQGEYHSSNNTEEEKRTISGRKKMAVLELDEIQKHFDIPITKAAKKMNVGLTVLKKRCRELNIKRWPHRKLKSLTSLINNVKELGLTTEVETLEEHKKILEKLPDAELTERTRKLRQACFKANYKKRRSLAIQAA